The Lycium barbarum isolate Lr01 chromosome 9, ASM1917538v2, whole genome shotgun sequence genome has a segment encoding these proteins:
- the LOC132610491 gene encoding long-chain-alcohol oxidase FAO2-like — protein MNGKQYHSSLKGGRIRSPYSHGFSSSQIQTISSFCETLIPPLPPSNDKALDSFFTSSGSHPPLPNEVAELLVKRSKPKALFIIKIVVFLLSTRLGTLLLCGKICLDRRWPFVHNFSELSLKHRETLLQRWSRESFLIPLRITFVSIKIMCFFIFFSWTDENCKNPTWEAIGYHPETRETPCENNKERPLDKGIVETINESDETFKESLAKKGLPLIEDTKDNTFRIKCDVVIVGSGCGGGVAAGLLAKSGHKVVVLEKGHYFVPEDYSGLEGPSLNELYESGAMLSTLDGEVMVTAGKTVGGGSAVNWSASIKTPNDVLNDWSANHKISWFGTSEYQSAMDAVCKRIGVTENCSGEGFQNQVLRKGCENLGLKVEKIPRNCSENHYCGSCGYGCKTGDKKGTDSTWLVDAVNAGAVILTGCTAERFILEDNMDGKMRKRCFGVIANTESKQITKKLHIEARTTISSCGSLFTPPLLISSGLQNKNIGTNLHLHPVLLAWGYFPESMSEIKGKNYEGGIMTSLHKMVPEETNAQAIIEASALGPASFASFFPWTSGQDMKEMMTKYSRTVTLLALIRDQGSGEVKKAGRIKYRLDGIDKENIKAGLRRALRILIAAGAVEVGTYRSDGQKLSCKGIKNDELEEFLDTVGAPGGASSKGEHWAIYASAHQMGSCRMGTNEEDGAVDENGECWEAKGLYVCDGSVLPTAVGVNPMITIQSTAYCIAKRIAEALHNEKLDSDICK, from the exons GTTGCAGAACTACTAGTGAAGAGGAGCAAGCCAAAGGCATTATTCATAATAAAGATAGTTGTGTTTTTGTTATCAACAAGATTAGGGACTCTTCTACTTTGTGGTAAAATTTGCTTGGATAGGAGATGGCCCTTTGTTCACAACTTTTCTGAATTATCCTTAAAGCATAGAGAAACTCTTCTGCAAAGATGGTCCAGAGAAAGTTTTCTCATTCCACTGAGAATTACTTTCGTATCGATCAAAATTATGTGTTTCTTCATATTCTTCTCTTGG ACTGATGAAAATTGTAAAAATCCAACATGGGAAGCAATTGGCTATCATCCAGAGACAAGAGAGACCCCATGTGAAAACAATAAAGAAAGACCACTTGATAAAGGGATTGTGGAAACCATAAATGAGAGTGATGAAACTTTCAAAGAGTCATTAGCCAAGAAAGGTCTACCTCTTATTGAGGACACAAAAGACAACACCTTTAGGATTAAATGTGATGTTGTGATTGTTGGTTCTGGATGTGGAGGAGGTGTTGCAGCTGGACTCCTTGCAAAATCAGGTCACAAAGTCGTCGTGCTCGAAAAAGGTCATTACTTTGTACCAGAAGATTATTCTGGTCTTGAAGGTCCTTCATTGAATGAACTATATGAGTCAGGTGCAATGCTTAGTACTCTTGATGGAGAGGTAATGGTTACAGCTGGAAAAACAGTTGGTGGTGGATCTGCTGTAAACTGGTCTGCATCTATTAAAACTCCAAATGATGTTCTCAATGACTGGTCTGCGAATCACAAGATTTCATGGTTTGGAACTTCTGAATATCAGTCTGCTATGGATGCAGTATGCAAACGGATTGGTGTAACAGAGAATTGCTCTGGGGAAGGATTTCAGAACCAAGTATTACGAAAAGGGTGTGAAAATCTTGGTTTGAAAGTGGAGAAAATACCAAGAAATTGTTCGGAGAATCATTATTGTGGTTCTTGTGGTTATGGTTGTAAAACAGGAGACAAGAAAGGGACTGATTCCACTTGGCTTGTTGATGCTGTTAATGCAGGCGCCGTTATCTTGACTGGATGCACTGCAGAAAGGTTCATACTGGAAGATAACATGGACGGGAAGATGAGAAAAAGATGCTTTGGGGTAATTGCTAATACTGAAAGCAAGCAGATCACTAAGAAGCTACATATTGAAGCTCGAACCACGATTTCTTCCTGTGGATCTCTCTTCACACCTCCCTTACTGATTTCCAGTGGACTGCAGAACAAGAACATCGGGACAAACCTCCATCTCCACCCTGTTCTTTTGGCGTGGGGATACTTCCCTGAATCCATGTCTGAAATCAAAGGGAAAAATTATGAGGGAGGAATAATGACATCCCTTCATAAGATGGTACCTGAAGAAACTAATGCACAGGCCATAATAGAAGCTTCAGCTCTAGGACCTGCTAGTTTCGCCAGCTTTTTTCCATGGACTTCTGGGCAGGATATGAAGGAGATGATGACAAAGTACTCGCGAACAGTCACTCTGTTAGCCTTGATAAGAGATCAAGGTTCAGGAGAAGTAAAGAAGGCAGGGAGGATAAAATACAGATTGGACGGAATTGATAAAGAGAATATCAAAGCTGGTTTAAGAAGGGCATTGAGGATACTGATTGCAGCAGGAGCTGTTGAAGTGGGAACATATCGAAGCGATGGACAGAAATTAAGTTGTAAAGGGATCAAGAATGACGAGTTAGAAGAGTTTCTGGATACAGTTGGAGCTCCTGGAGGGGCAAGTTCTAAAGGAGAACACTGGGCAATTTATGCCTCTGCACATCAAATGGGAAGCTGTAGGATGGGGACAAATGAGGAAGACGGAGCAGTGGATGAAAATGGCGAATGTTGGGAAGCAAAAGGCTTGTATGTATGCGATGGAAGTGTGCTTCCTACTGCAGTTGGTGTCAATCCGATGATCACTATACAGTCCACTGCTTATTGCATTGCCAAGAGAATAGCAGAGGCACTGCACAATGAAAAGCTAGATTCAGACATATGTAAATGA